The region TGAATCAGGCGCAGACCTTCTGCAGGGCTATTTCATTGGCAGGCCCACAGCGTCCCAGACCGGTATGGAAGACACCAAAGAGCGGGACAGGAAGAATTTCCTGTCAGGCTTTATCGGCTAATGCATATTCCCGAAAAATGCGTGCGGTTTTCGGATAAGAATATGCTTACAAACAAGTCGATAGAGCATAGAGCATTATGAGTGACTCTGTTTAAGCTCAGTATGCTCTAGCGCCTCAGGCCTTGGTCCGCCATAGGCCCAGTCCAGCAACTCCACAGTATGAACAATCGGCGTTCCGGTGCCGCTTGCCAACTGGGTGATGCAGCCGATATTGCCTGCTGCAATCACATCCGGGTTTGTGCGCATGATGTTGGAAAGCTTGCGCTCCTTGAGTTGCTCTGCGATCTCCGGCTGCATGATGTTGTAAGTGCCTGCCGAGCCGCAGCAGAGATGGCCTTCCGGAACATCCTTGACTGCAAATCCTGCTTTCTTCAGCAGAGCCTTCGGAGTTGTCTTGATCTGCTGGCCATGCTGCATGGAGCAGGCGGAGTGATAGGTTACCTGCAGGCGCTCGGGTAGCTCTCCCTTTGGCAGGGACAGGCTGTCCAGATATTCGGTGATGTCCTTTGCAAGCGCAGAGATTTCGGCAGCCTTTTCCGCGTAAGCCGGATCATCCCGCAGCATATAGCCGTAATCCTTGATGGTCGTGCCGCAACCGGACGCGGTGATCAGAATGGCATCCAGGCCGCCAGCCTGTTTCTCGCGCCACCAGGCATCCACATTGCGACGCGCGGCATCAAGAGAGTCGGTCTCTCGACCCATGTGATGAACAAGAGCTCCGCAGCAACCTTCACCCTCCGGCAGAACAACATCCACGTTCAGCCTGTTCAGTAGGCGTATGGTGGCGTCATTGATCTGGGGCCTCAGAACAGGCTGGGCACAGCCTGTAAGGAGGGCGACCCGTTGCCGTTCCGGCTCCTCGACAGGTGCTGGATAGTGCCCTGGCGCCGGATGATCCGCCTGCGCTAATGATGTGGAGGGGACAAGGGAGAGCATGGCACTGAAGCGCTGCATCGATGGAATCCGGTCAAGAACCGGCTTGAACACGCGTCCGAGTTTCCCGCCCATAAGAGCAAGGCGAAACCGGGAGCGATGAGGCAGAACAAAGACCAGGATGGATCGGATCAGGCGATCCATAAACGGGCGATCATAAGTCTCCTCAATATAGGCGCGGGCATGATCCACCAGATGCATGTAGTGCACCCCTGACGGACATGTGGACATGCAGGACAGGCACGACAGGCAGCGGTCCACATGCCGGACAACATCCGCATTGGCCGGCTTGTCGTTTTCCAGCATGTCCTTGATCAGATAGATCCTGCCACGCGGGGAATCGAGCTCGTCATTCAGCAGAACATAGGTGGGACAAGTCGCCGTGCAGAAGCCGCAATGAACACATGTCCGCAGGATTTTTTCAGACTCTTTGAGCCCGGCATCAAGCAGTTGCTCGGTGGTGAAATTGGTTTGCATGGCAGTCAGAGCCCCTCATACATGCGGCCCGGATTGAGCAGGCCGTGCGGGTCAAAGGCATTTTTCAGAGAGCGGCTGATCTGCATCAGCGGTGAAGCAAGCGGCTGGAATACGGCATTGTTCTGCCGGATGTCTTCACTGGCCAGGGTCAGGGTCGCATGCCCGTCCAGACCCTCAAGAGCTCCGCGGACAAGGCTCGCCCCCCCGTCAGGCAGATCGGTATCAAAGGCCAGCCAGGCAAGACCTCCCGACCAGTCGAGCAATGTCCGTACAGATGCTTCGGACGTGTTGAGTGCCCTGAGGAAGTCAGGCGTCTCTGTCGGTTTCAGGGAGACACGCCAGAGGGAGGCAGCCGGATGCACGAGAAGCGGCTTGACGTCGCGGATTTCACTCCATGTCTGGCGTGAAGCATCTTCCGAAAGGCGTTCCATCTCTCCACCACGGGCCGACAGCTCTTCGGTCAGGCCGTTCAGGCGGTAGACGACGGAAGGGGCAAACCCTTCCACCCGCAGAAGGGTTCTCGGGTCTGTGCCGGGGATATGGGCAGCGCCGGACACCTCAAAAGGTGTTCCCATGGCCTCACAGAGCGCAGCTACGGCATCCTCGACAGACAGCCCGTGAAGAACCAGGGTCTGCTCGGTCTCCGGTCGGGGCAGGAGCTTGAAAGTGACATCCGTCAGAATGGCCAGAGTCCCGTGTGAACCGGCCAGAAGTTTCACCAGATCGTAGCCGGTGACATTCTTCATCACCCGTCCGCCGGAGGAAATCTGTTCCCCTTTGCCATTGATGGCCTGCACTCCGATAAGGCTGTCGCGGGCAGCGCCTGTCTGGATGCGGCGTGGGCCGGAGATGTTGCAGGCGGCAAGCGCGCCCATGCTGGGTGTGCCATTTGT is a window of Coralliovum pocilloporae DNA encoding:
- the glcE gene encoding glycolate oxidase subunit GlcE; the encoded protein is MTDPVQPDSTDAMARFMEQAAGERKSVAISGGGTRSGLGRPIHTDYALNTGGLTGVTLYEPAELVLSARAGTPVADVEKLLADNNQMLPFEPMDHRTIYGTNGTPSMGALAACNISGPRRIQTGAARDSLIGVQAINGKGEQISSGGRVMKNVTGYDLVKLLAGSHGTLAILTDVTFKLLPRPETEQTLVLHGLSVEDAVAALCEAMGTPFEVSGAAHIPGTDPRTLLRVEGFAPSVVYRLNGLTEELSARGGEMERLSEDASRQTWSEIRDVKPLLVHPAASLWRVSLKPTETPDFLRALNTSEASVRTLLDWSGGLAWLAFDTDLPDGGASLVRGALEGLDGHATLTLASEDIRQNNAVFQPLASPLMQISRSLKNAFDPHGLLNPGRMYEGL
- the glcF gene encoding glycolate oxidase subunit GlcF, with amino-acid sequence MQTNFTTEQLLDAGLKESEKILRTCVHCGFCTATCPTYVLLNDELDSPRGRIYLIKDMLENDKPANADVVRHVDRCLSCLSCMSTCPSGVHYMHLVDHARAYIEETYDRPFMDRLIRSILVFVLPHRSRFRLALMGGKLGRVFKPVLDRIPSMQRFSAMLSLVPSTSLAQADHPAPGHYPAPVEEPERQRVALLTGCAQPVLRPQINDATIRLLNRLNVDVVLPEGEGCCGALVHHMGRETDSLDAARRNVDAWWREKQAGGLDAILITASGCGTTIKDYGYMLRDDPAYAEKAAEISALAKDITEYLDSLSLPKGELPERLQVTYHSACSMQHGQQIKTTPKALLKKAGFAVKDVPEGHLCCGSAGTYNIMQPEIAEQLKERKLSNIMRTNPDVIAAGNIGCITQLASGTGTPIVHTVELLDWAYGGPRPEALEHTELKQSHS